The Halofilum ochraceum genome window below encodes:
- a CDS encoding glutamate-cysteine ligase family protein — translation MEAWMGRDISTSAFTDEDFRAFSERLRAETERLATWFSDDRLAEAHPVGGFELEAWLTDASGRPMAVNERLLETLQDPLLTHELAQFNIELNTAPRTLRDNALRAMERDLEATWERTRAGAATLGARLIAIGILPTVRQDDLGHAAMTPSDRYAALNDQVLRQREDRPLRIDICGRERLRTDHPDVMLESAATSFQIHMQVPASRAADYYNAALLVSGPLVAASANSPYLFGRDLWDETRIPLFEQAVESGGLGGAAHGPPRRVGFGTGYARASLIEVFRENEAHFPVLLPTVMDPSDGPLAHLLLQNGTIWRWNRPLVGIDDDGEPHLRIEHRVVPGGPSAADAIANAALFYGLARYFATLAGESPERLLTFPVARDNFYACARHGLGARVRWTDGEVHPVTRLILRTLLPCARLGLSDLGLAGEDIDRYLGIIEERVASGRNGAGWQRAWVERHGRDMEAMTAAYAERQADGAPVHRWPL, via the coding sequence ATGGAGGCATGGATGGGCCGGGACATCAGTACCAGCGCCTTCACCGACGAGGACTTCCGGGCATTCTCGGAACGCCTGCGCGCGGAAACCGAGCGGCTCGCGACCTGGTTCTCCGACGACCGTCTGGCCGAAGCCCATCCCGTCGGCGGTTTTGAGCTCGAGGCCTGGCTGACCGACGCCTCGGGACGCCCGATGGCGGTAAATGAACGCCTGCTCGAAACGCTGCAGGACCCGCTCCTCACGCATGAACTCGCGCAATTCAACATCGAGCTGAATACGGCGCCACGGACCCTGCGCGACAACGCCCTGCGCGCGATGGAACGTGATCTCGAAGCCACCTGGGAGCGCACCCGCGCCGGGGCGGCGACGCTGGGTGCGCGGCTGATCGCGATCGGCATCCTGCCGACGGTCCGCCAGGACGATCTCGGCCATGCCGCGATGACGCCCAGCGACCGCTACGCCGCGCTCAACGATCAGGTGCTGCGCCAGCGCGAGGATCGGCCGCTGCGGATCGACATCTGCGGCCGCGAGCGGCTGCGCACCGATCACCCCGACGTGATGCTCGAATCGGCGGCCACCTCATTCCAGATCCATATGCAGGTGCCCGCGAGTCGGGCGGCGGATTACTACAACGCCGCCCTGCTGGTATCGGGGCCGCTGGTCGCCGCCAGCGCCAACTCCCCCTATCTGTTCGGCCGCGACCTGTGGGACGAGACGCGCATCCCACTGTTCGAGCAGGCGGTCGAGAGCGGCGGCCTCGGCGGCGCGGCCCATGGACCGCCCAGGCGGGTCGGCTTCGGAACCGGCTATGCGCGCGCGTCACTGATCGAGGTTTTCCGCGAGAACGAAGCGCACTTCCCGGTCCTGCTGCCGACAGTCATGGACCCGTCGGACGGCCCGCTGGCGCACCTGCTGCTGCAGAACGGCACCATCTGGCGCTGGAACCGGCCGCTCGTGGGGATCGATGACGATGGCGAGCCACACCTGCGGATCGAACACCGCGTCGTCCCCGGCGGCCCGAGTGCCGCCGACGCCATCGCCAACGCCGCCCTGTTTTACGGCCTGGCCCGCTATTTCGCGACGCTCGCCGGGGAATCGCCGGAGCGGCTGCTGACCTTCCCGGTCGCGCGCGACAATTTCTACGCCTGCGCACGGCACGGACTGGGCGCGCGGGTCCGCTGGACGGACGGAGAGGTTCATCCGGTGACGCGCCTCATTCTGCGCACGCTGCTGCCCTGCGCACGCCTGGGGCTGAGTGACCTCGGTCTGGCGGGCGAGGATATCGACCGCTACCTCGGCATCATCGAGGAACGGGTCGCTTCGGGCCGCAACGGCGCCGGCTGGCAACGCGCCTGGGTAGAACGCCATGGACGGGACATGGAGGCGATGACGGCCGCCTACGCCGAGCGCCAGGCCGACGGGGCACCCGTGCACCGGTGGCCGCTTTGA
- the murU gene encoding N-acetylmuramate alpha-1-phosphate uridylyltransferase MurU — translation MNAMILAAGRGERMRPLTDDCPKPLLHAGGRPLIDWHLEALARAGCSRVVINTAWQGEKLRAWVGDGHARGLDVRYSDEGDRALETAGGIARALPLLGPRPFAVINGDIYTDFPFERLALPAGHLAHLVLVDNPPQHPEGDFALEGGRVTMATGPRLTFAGIGVYRPALFSGLPVQPLRLAPILRRAIAAGLVSGEHYRGAWHDIGTPERLRELDAQLAGSHPPR, via the coding sequence ATGAACGCGATGATCCTCGCCGCCGGCCGCGGCGAACGCATGCGCCCGCTGACCGACGACTGCCCCAAACCGCTGCTCCATGCCGGCGGCCGGCCGCTGATCGACTGGCACCTGGAAGCGCTGGCGCGGGCCGGTTGCAGCCGCGTGGTCATCAACACCGCATGGCAGGGCGAGAAGCTGCGCGCCTGGGTCGGCGACGGCCACGCCCGCGGGCTCGATGTACGCTACAGCGACGAAGGCGATCGGGCTCTGGAGACGGCCGGCGGGATCGCCCGCGCGCTGCCGCTGCTGGGGCCGCGACCGTTCGCGGTCATCAACGGTGACATCTACACCGACTTCCCGTTCGAGCGCCTGGCGCTCCCCGCCGGCCACCTCGCGCATCTCGTGCTGGTCGACAATCCGCCACAGCACCCGGAGGGCGATTTCGCGCTCGAAGGGGGTCGGGTCACGATGGCGACCGGCCCGCGCCTGACCTTCGCCGGCATCGGCGTATACCGCCCGGCGCTGTTCAGTGGACTCCCCGTGCAGCCATTGCGGCTCGCGCCGATTCTGCGGCGCGCGATCGCCGCCGGCCTGGTGAGCGGCGAGCATTACCGCGGTGCCTGGCATGACATCGGCACGCCCGAGCGCCTGCGCGAACTCGACGCGCAACTTGCGGGGAGCCATCCACCCCGATGA